A region from the Penaeus monodon isolate SGIC_2016 chromosome 17, NSTDA_Pmon_1, whole genome shotgun sequence genome encodes:
- the LOC119583769 gene encoding charged multivesicular body protein 1b-like gives MSIANMEKHLFNLKFAAKELDRQSKKCEKEEKAEKAKVKKAIAKGNMDGARIHAENSIRNKSQALNYLRMSARVDAVASRVQTAVTQRKVTQSMAGVVKNLDAAMKSMNLEKISALMDKFEKQFEDLDVQSSYMDTAMSDTVTTAIPQDAVNGLMSQAADEAGLELNMELPSGSMSTIGVGATQASQDQDELTQRLAKLRNS, from the exons ATGTCGATAGCTAACATGGAAA AGCATCTTTTCAACCTAAAGTTCGCCGCCAAGGAGTTGGACCGGCAGTCAAAGAAAtgcgagaaggaggagaaagccgAGAAAGCCAAGGTGAAGAAGGCCATAGCCAAGGGGAACATGGATGGCGCTCGCATCCATGCCGAGAACTCCATCCGCAACAAGAGCCAGGCCCTGAACTACCTCCGCATGTCAGCCAGAGTTGATGCAGTGGCGTCTAGGGTTCAGACAGCTGTCACACAACGCAAG GTAACACAAAGCATGGCGGGCGTTGTGAAGAACCTGGATGCAGCCATGAAGAGCATGAATCTTGAGAAAATCTCAGCCCTCATGGACAAGTTTGAGAAACAGTTTGAGGATCTGGATGTGCAGAGCTCTTACATGGACACTGCCATGAGTGACACTGTGACCACTGCTATACCCCAGGATGCTGTTAATGGGCTCATGTCACAGGCTGCTGATGAGGCTGG attgGAGTTGAACATGGAGCTCCCATCAGGCAGCATGTCCACGATTGGGGTGGGGGCAACGCAGGCTAGCCAAGACCAGGACGAACTGACGCAGAGACTAGCCAAGCTCCGTAACTCGTAA